Proteins encoded within one genomic window of Synechococcus sp. PCC 7335:
- a CDS encoding form I ribulose bisphosphate carboxylase large subunit gives MSYSQTQSKSGAGYDAGVQDYRLTYYAPDYTPRDTDILAAFRMTPQPGVPPEECAAAVAAESSTGTWTTVWTDLLTDMDRYRGRCYDIEPVPGEDNQYIAYVAYPLDLFEEGSVTNLLTSLVGNVFGFKALRALRLEDLRIPVAYVKTFQGPPHGIQVERDRINKYGRPLLGCTIKPKLGLSAKNYGRAVYECLRGGLDFTKDDENINSQPFQRWRDRFLFVADAIHKSQAETGEIKGHYLNVTAATCEEMMKRAAYAKELEMPIVMHDFLTGGFTANTTLAHWCRDNGILLHIHRAMHAVIDRQKNHGIHFRVLAKCLRMSGGDHIHTGTVVGKLEGDRAGTLGFVDLLRENYIEQDKSRGVYFTQDWASMPGVMAVASGGIHVWHMPALVEIFGDDSVLQFGGGTLGHPWGNAPGATANRVALEACVQARNEGRNLAREGGDIIREACKWSPELAAACELWKEIKFEFDTVDTI, from the coding sequence ATGTCCTACTCACAGACTCAGTCCAAGTCGGGCGCTGGCTACGATGCTGGCGTACAGGATTATAGACTGACTTACTACGCTCCGGACTACACGCCCAGGGATACAGATATTTTGGCTGCTTTTCGGATGACGCCTCAGCCTGGCGTCCCACCTGAAGAGTGTGCCGCAGCGGTTGCAGCAGAATCTTCTACAGGTACTTGGACCACTGTCTGGACTGACTTGCTCACCGACATGGACCGCTACCGTGGACGCTGCTACGATATCGAGCCTGTACCCGGCGAAGATAATCAGTACATCGCTTACGTTGCCTATCCTCTCGATCTGTTTGAAGAAGGTTCTGTAACTAACCTGCTCACGTCCTTGGTGGGTAACGTATTTGGCTTTAAAGCACTGCGCGCTCTGCGGCTGGAAGATTTGCGGATTCCAGTTGCCTACGTCAAGACGTTCCAAGGCCCCCCTCACGGTATTCAAGTTGAGCGCGATCGCATCAACAAGTATGGTCGTCCTCTGCTCGGCTGTACAATCAAGCCTAAACTAGGTCTTTCCGCTAAGAACTATGGCCGTGCGGTTTACGAATGTCTCCGTGGCGGTCTCGATTTCACCAAAGATGACGAGAACATCAACTCACAGCCTTTCCAACGGTGGCGTGATCGATTCTTGTTCGTAGCCGATGCAATCCACAAGTCTCAGGCAGAAACAGGCGAAATCAAGGGCCACTACCTGAACGTGACCGCTGCGACTTGCGAAGAAATGATGAAGCGGGCTGCGTATGCGAAAGAACTTGAGATGCCCATCGTCATGCATGACTTCCTCACGGGCGGCTTCACTGCTAACACTACGCTGGCTCACTGGTGCCGCGACAACGGCATACTTCTGCACATCCACCGGGCAATGCACGCTGTTATCGACCGTCAGAAGAACCACGGTATTCACTTCCGCGTATTGGCGAAGTGCCTACGGATGTCTGGTGGTGACCATATTCACACAGGTACTGTTGTCGGTAAGCTCGAAGGCGACAGAGCCGGTACGTTGGGCTTCGTTGACTTGCTGCGTGAGAACTACATTGAGCAGGATAAGTCTCGTGGTGTTTACTTCACCCAAGACTGGGCTTCTATGCCAGGTGTAATGGCGGTTGCCTCCGGTGGTATTCACGTATGGCACATGCCTGCCTTGGTTGAAATCTTCGGCGACGACTCTGTCCTTCAGTTTGGGGGTGGTACTTTGGGTCACCCTTGGGGTAATGCGCCAGGTGCAACGGCTAACCGAGTTGCGCTTGAAGCCTGCGTTCAGGCGCGTAACGAGGGCCGCAACCTGGCTCGTGAGGGTGGCGATATCATCCGTGAAGCCTGCAAGTGGTCCCCAGAACTAGCTGCGGCTTGCGAACTGTGGAAAGAGATCAAGTTCGAGTTCGACACCGTAGACACTATCTAG
- the panB gene encoding 3-methyl-2-oxobutanoate hydroxymethyltransferase → MVVNVHQFAQWKRAGRTIAVLTAWDYLSAQMVQAAGTDIVLVGDSMAMPVMGHETTIPLTLEEILHHTKMVRRAIQNTLVVVDLPFLTYHASRSAALLAAGRVLKETGAQAVKMEGGYPDMVETIASVVRAGIPVMGHVGLTPQSVYTFGSFQKQGKTDEDAKRILGEAIALEDAGVFSIVLEHIPSDLARKISEKLTIPTIGIGAGPGCDGQVLVTSDLWGLSEWQPPFAKTYVNLREQAIEAAQQFCEEVRSHQFKL, encoded by the coding sequence ATGGTCGTCAATGTGCATCAGTTTGCACAGTGGAAAAGAGCAGGCCGGACGATTGCGGTTCTGACCGCTTGGGACTATCTGTCGGCGCAAATGGTGCAGGCGGCAGGAACAGATATTGTGCTAGTAGGCGATTCTATGGCGATGCCGGTGATGGGGCATGAGACCACCATTCCGCTAACGCTAGAGGAGATTTTGCACCATACGAAGATGGTGCGCCGGGCGATCCAAAACACCTTGGTTGTGGTTGATCTACCCTTTTTGACTTATCATGCGAGTCGTTCAGCGGCGCTATTGGCAGCGGGAAGAGTACTCAAGGAAACGGGCGCTCAGGCGGTGAAAATGGAAGGTGGCTATCCCGACATGGTGGAAACAATTGCATCAGTAGTGCGAGCGGGCATTCCAGTAATGGGGCATGTGGGACTGACGCCGCAATCTGTCTATACGTTTGGTAGCTTCCAGAAGCAGGGTAAAACAGACGAAGATGCTAAGCGGATATTAGGTGAGGCGATCGCCCTTGAAGACGCCGGTGTTTTCTCTATTGTTCTAGAACATATTCCTAGCGATCTTGCTCGAAAAATCAGTGAGAAGCTGACCATTCCAACCATCGGTATCGGCGCAGGCCCAGGCTGCGATGGCCAGGTGCTAGTGACCTCAGATCTGTGGGGACTTTCCGAGTGGCAGCCACCGTTTGCCAAGACGTATGTGAACTTGCGCGAGCAGGCAATAGAGGCAGCACAGCAGTTTTGTGAAGAGGTGCGATCGCATCAGTTCAAGTTATGA
- a CDS encoding cupin domain-containing protein codes for MSKQALIEKLSLIEHVEGGYFSETYRASDAIETPRIGAHRSMMTSIYYLLTDDRPIDHLHQNQSDIVHYFQAGAPITYILVDLEGNLTKTKLGMAIEQGERPQLVVPKGYWKAAVLEAGEYGLLGEAVAPGFDYRDMTIAKADDIRVRFPSLWTQLAPYVRA; via the coding sequence ATGAGTAAGCAAGCGCTAATCGAAAAGCTATCGCTAATAGAGCATGTAGAAGGCGGCTACTTTTCAGAAACGTATCGAGCATCAGACGCAATAGAAACGCCTAGAATAGGGGCGCATCGTTCGATGATGACCTCTATCTACTATCTGCTCACAGACGATCGACCAATCGATCACTTGCATCAAAACCAGTCGGACATTGTGCACTACTTCCAAGCAGGCGCACCGATTACCTATATTCTGGTGGACTTAGAAGGCAATCTCACGAAGACCAAGCTTGGAATGGCGATCGAGCAGGGCGAAAGGCCCCAGTTAGTTGTGCCAAAAGGCTACTGGAAAGCGGCCGTATTGGAGGCTGGAGAATATGGCCTGCTAGGTGAAGCGGTGGCCCCTGGTTTTGACTATCGCGATATGACCATCGCCAAAGCGGATGATATTCGCGTTCGGTTTCCGTCTCTGTGGACTCAGCTAGCGCCTTACGTTCGGGCTTAG
- the ahcY gene encoding adenosylhomocysteinase, translated as MVATSTRVPDSAPAAKRDYKVADITLAEWGRKEIAIAEGEMPALMTIRAKYRDSKPLSGAKIIGCIHMTIQTAVLIETLCELGAEVRWSSCNIFSTQDHAAAAIAAVGIPVFAWKGETEEEYIWCIEQTCHNADGELWDANMVLDDGGDLTGHIHQTYPQMLERIHGVTEETTTGVHRLYEMLEKGELKIPAINVNDAVTKTKNDNKYGCRHSLNDAIKRGTDHLMAGKKALVIGYGDVGKGSVASLRQEGMIVKVAEVDPICAMQACMDGFELVSPYIDGKNDGTEASINKELLANIDLVVTATGNYNVCGANILKHLKASAVVCNIGHFDNEIDTAFMRKEWRWEEVKPQVHQVYRSEDPKDFLILLSEGRLVNLGNATGHPSRVMDGSFANQVLAQMFLFERKFADKAAEEKAEALTVEILPKKLDEEVARYMVQGFGGVITTLTEEQADYIHVNVEGPFKTESYKY; from the coding sequence ATGGTTGCTACTAGCACTCGAGTTCCCGATAGCGCACCTGCGGCCAAGCGCGATTATAAAGTGGCTGATATTACGCTAGCTGAGTGGGGCCGAAAGGAAATTGCGATCGCAGAAGGTGAAATGCCGGCGCTAATGACGATTCGTGCCAAGTATCGCGATAGCAAGCCATTATCGGGCGCGAAGATCATCGGCTGCATTCACATGACCATTCAGACCGCTGTACTGATCGAGACGCTTTGCGAGCTGGGCGCTGAAGTTCGCTGGTCTTCTTGCAATATCTTTTCTACACAGGATCATGCAGCGGCGGCGATCGCAGCAGTGGGCATTCCTGTTTTTGCTTGGAAAGGTGAAACCGAAGAAGAATATATCTGGTGCATCGAGCAAACTTGCCACAACGCTGATGGCGAACTGTGGGACGCCAACATGGTCCTCGATGATGGCGGTGATCTGACTGGCCACATCCACCAAACGTATCCTCAAATGCTAGAGCGCATTCACGGGGTCACCGAAGAGACTACTACAGGTGTTCACCGTCTGTATGAAATGCTAGAGAAAGGCGAGCTGAAGATTCCTGCGATCAACGTTAACGACGCCGTTACCAAGACCAAGAACGACAACAAGTACGGCTGTCGTCACAGCCTCAACGATGCGATCAAGCGCGGCACCGATCACTTGATGGCTGGAAAGAAAGCCTTAGTGATTGGCTATGGTGATGTGGGTAAAGGCTCGGTTGCCTCCTTGCGTCAAGAAGGCATGATCGTAAAAGTCGCTGAAGTCGATCCGATCTGCGCAATGCAGGCATGCATGGACGGCTTTGAGCTAGTTTCTCCTTATATCGATGGCAAGAATGACGGTACTGAAGCTAGCATCAACAAAGAACTGCTGGCCAACATCGATTTGGTCGTTACCGCGACTGGCAACTACAACGTCTGCGGTGCCAACATTCTCAAGCACTTAAAAGCCAGCGCTGTCGTCTGCAACATCGGCCACTTTGACAACGAAATCGATACCGCCTTCATGCGTAAAGAGTGGCGTTGGGAAGAAGTGAAGCCCCAAGTTCACCAGGTCTATCGCTCTGAAGATCCAAAAGACTTCTTGATCTTGCTTTCTGAAGGCCGCTTGGTAAACCTTGGTAATGCCACAGGTCATCCTTCTCGGGTGATGGATGGTTCTTTTGCGAACCAGGTACTAGCTCAGATGTTCTTGTTTGAGCGTAAGTTTGCAGATAAGGCTGCTGAAGAGAAAGCAGAGGCACTCACTGTTGAAATTCTGCCGAAGAAGCTAGATGAAGAGGTAGCTCGCTACATGGTTCAGGGCTTTGGCGGTGTCATTACCACACTTACCGAAGAGCAAGCTGACTACATCCATGTGAATGTAGAAGGCCCATTCAAAACTGAAAGCTACAAGTACTAA
- a CDS encoding exopolysaccharide biosynthesis protein, whose product MAKLSVELQRYFLADVADSSAEHIPTESFSSQLSVRDSDLVTQPKEVTLDEILSIAGERTFGFLFVLLSLPSALPIPAPGYSTPFGILMFLLATQLIVGREQPWFPEKFRKQGFERSQVQSVVKKGVPWLQKIEMVARPRLTPVCTSRTGQMVIGIAIALMSISMMIPIPLTNTLPAIGIFVTGFGLLDDDGAISLAGLTVCAISAATTTTILFLVFRLGRAGMEQVVEAAKDWVKP is encoded by the coding sequence ATGGCCAAACTATCGGTTGAACTTCAAAGATATTTTCTAGCTGACGTGGCTGACAGCTCAGCCGAGCATATTCCAACCGAAAGCTTCAGCAGTCAGTTGTCTGTCCGTGACTCCGATCTGGTTACCCAGCCAAAGGAAGTAACGCTCGATGAGATCTTGAGTATTGCAGGTGAGCGGACGTTTGGTTTTCTATTCGTGCTGCTATCGCTACCATCTGCCTTACCAATTCCTGCGCCGGGGTATTCGACGCCGTTTGGAATTCTGATGTTTCTGCTAGCAACTCAACTGATCGTTGGGCGTGAGCAACCTTGGTTCCCCGAGAAATTTCGGAAGCAGGGGTTTGAGCGATCGCAAGTTCAAAGTGTCGTCAAAAAAGGCGTTCCCTGGCTGCAAAAAATCGAGATGGTGGCCAGACCGAGGTTGACACCTGTGTGTACGAGCCGCACTGGGCAAATGGTGATCGGAATTGCGATCGCACTTATGTCCATCTCTATGATGATTCCGATCCCATTAACCAACACATTGCCTGCTATTGGCATTTTTGTCACTGGCTTTGGCTTGCTTGATGACGATGGTGCGATTAGCCTAGCCGGACTGACGGTCTGTGCAATTAGTGCAGCTACAACAACAACTATTCTATTTCTGGTATTTCGCCTAGGTAGGGCTGGAATGGAACAAGTTGTAGAGGCTGCTAAGGATTGGGTAAAACCATGA
- a CDS encoding GNAT family N-acetyltransferase — MVKIYELETDRLRLRQWTQADKLPFARLNGDERVMEFFPHPLSRLESDALAEKIMSAFGQRGWGWWAVEVTGAHDFIGFVGLNIPSADLPFQPCVEVGWRLDYPYWGYGYASEAAKAALGFGFDTLALEKIVSFTAVVNKRSEAVMRKLGMHRAPETFMHPNVPKDHALREHCLYELKRTDWESHTMNTKK, encoded by the coding sequence ATGGTAAAGATTTACGAGTTAGAGACCGACCGCCTTCGCCTTCGTCAATGGACACAAGCAGATAAGCTGCCTTTTGCTAGATTGAATGGAGATGAGCGAGTCATGGAGTTCTTTCCCCATCCGCTATCTCGTTTGGAAAGTGATGCCTTGGCAGAAAAAATTATGAGTGCATTTGGACAAAGGGGTTGGGGCTGGTGGGCAGTAGAGGTCACAGGAGCACATGACTTTATTGGGTTTGTTGGACTCAACATTCCTTCAGCCGATCTCCCGTTTCAGCCCTGCGTTGAAGTTGGCTGGCGACTCGACTATCCTTACTGGGGATATGGCTATGCATCTGAAGCTGCAAAGGCTGCGCTAGGTTTTGGCTTCGACACCCTGGCGCTAGAGAAGATAGTTTCTTTCACCGCAGTGGTCAACAAACGCTCTGAAGCTGTTATGAGAAAGCTAGGTATGCACAGAGCGCCTGAAACGTTCATGCATCCCAACGTCCCGAAAGATCATGCGCTTAGAGAACACTGCCTCTATGAGCTCAAAAGAACAGACTGGGAAAGTCATACAATGAATACTAAAAAGTAA
- a CDS encoding cyclase family protein gives MKKLVDLSHTVEDGMVTYKGLPAPIICDYLTREASKDYYSEGTTFHIGKLEMVANTGTYIDSPFHRYANGKDLSELSLSTIADLEGIVFRVDPKQTSLGPEIFGDADIKGKAVLVHTRWAQHWRTDQYFEDHPHLTEAAAIWLRDAGATLVGIDSYNIDDTSTGARPAHSVLLGADIPIVEHMCGLEQIPQHGFKFSAVPVKVKKFGTFPVRAYAVVP, from the coding sequence ATGAAGAAGCTTGTCGATCTTAGCCATACAGTAGAAGACGGTATGGTCACCTACAAAGGACTTCCTGCGCCGATCATTTGCGACTACCTCACGCGTGAAGCCTCTAAAGACTACTACTCAGAAGGTACTACCTTTCATATCGGTAAGCTTGAGATGGTTGCTAATACAGGCACTTATATAGACTCTCCTTTCCATCGCTACGCAAACGGGAAAGACTTATCAGAGCTTTCGCTGTCTACCATCGCTGACTTAGAAGGCATTGTGTTTCGAGTGGACCCCAAGCAAACTAGTCTCGGCCCGGAAATCTTCGGCGATGCCGATATCAAAGGGAAAGCTGTGCTAGTGCATACTCGCTGGGCGCAACATTGGAGAACTGACCAATACTTTGAAGATCATCCGCATTTGACGGAGGCAGCAGCGATTTGGCTACGCGATGCGGGTGCTACGCTAGTCGGCATCGATTCCTATAACATTGACGATACATCGACTGGCGCACGTCCAGCCCATTCTGTTTTATTGGGTGCCGATATTCCGATTGTGGAACACATGTGCGGATTAGAACAGATTCCTCAGCACGGGTTTAAGTTCAGTGCCGTCCCTGTCAAAGTAAAAAAGTTTGGAACTTTTCCGGTACGAGCCTACGCTGTGGTTCCCTAG
- a CDS encoding SpoIID/LytB domain-containing protein, which produces MSRNIETMLKQSKILRLLTPRQASQPTVKTSQAAETNRVAFDISSSPSNEAKSDRPKAKSATALSLPGSIQSDSSQLDSSKLLGWLTIRKISIGFGILSALTGFAFTQDWPSTLQTKLQSDSVKTPLKKIGDPTAELNERVADLFLTHQIFYRKLEAISGAVATSNPVAVPETPGTGTAVPDAPGKASKLATESNGAESSDSEPAVEPAPKVEKVTAAAPPAPAVQPVSLSGTAIDSILEMRVALAKDVSAIGFATSHGGTIADLDGNRLKTLTPETASFAELDSGVVVDGETMPSAFWVYPDEGGYVAIGSSWYRGRVLIAQRERGLIAVNYVLLGDYLYSVVGSEMSSSWAIESLKAQSVAARSYALTHNIHPASEAYFDLDNTERFQAYKGIDREDSMTQAAVLATAGEFISYQGGIVESLYAASQDIVDDAHSGSGMSQLGAKDMAEQGYSYQEILSHYYPGTALGRIETDQN; this is translated from the coding sequence TTGTCTAGAAATATTGAAACCATGCTAAAGCAGTCAAAAATATTGCGCTTACTAACGCCTCGTCAGGCTAGCCAACCGACGGTCAAGACTTCTCAAGCTGCCGAAACCAACAGGGTAGCTTTTGATATTTCCAGTTCACCCTCTAACGAAGCAAAATCTGATAGACCAAAAGCGAAGTCAGCAACTGCTCTGTCTCTACCGGGTAGCATCCAGTCAGACAGCTCTCAGTTAGATAGCTCGAAACTCCTAGGATGGCTCACTATCAGAAAAATATCTATCGGCTTTGGTATTCTCTCTGCCCTAACTGGCTTCGCCTTTACCCAGGATTGGCCCAGCACACTACAGACCAAGCTACAGTCCGATTCGGTGAAGACTCCTCTTAAAAAAATAGGTGATCCAACCGCAGAATTAAATGAGCGTGTCGCTGACCTATTCTTAACTCATCAGATTTTTTACCGGAAGCTAGAGGCCATTAGTGGCGCTGTGGCTACATCTAACCCTGTCGCAGTGCCTGAGACCCCAGGAACTGGCACCGCAGTGCCTGACGCACCTGGTAAAGCTAGCAAGCTTGCTACCGAATCCAACGGCGCAGAATCCAGTGACTCAGAGCCAGCAGTAGAACCAGCACCAAAAGTAGAAAAGGTCACTGCTGCTGCCCCACCCGCTCCGGCTGTTCAGCCCGTATCACTCTCAGGTACAGCCATCGATAGCATCTTAGAGATGCGAGTTGCTTTGGCTAAGGATGTTAGCGCCATCGGCTTCGCAACCTCCCACGGGGGGACGATCGCCGACCTAGATGGTAACCGCCTCAAAACCCTTACACCTGAGACTGCGTCTTTCGCTGAGCTTGATAGCGGTGTTGTAGTGGATGGCGAAACCATGCCTAGCGCCTTTTGGGTCTACCCTGATGAGGGTGGCTATGTCGCTATTGGCAGCAGCTGGTACAGGGGTCGTGTGCTCATCGCCCAGCGTGAACGGGGGCTCATTGCCGTCAACTACGTCCTCTTAGGCGACTATCTATACAGTGTTGTCGGCAGCGAGATGTCTTCTTCTTGGGCAATCGAATCACTCAAGGCGCAGTCTGTTGCCGCGCGTTCCTATGCGCTAACTCACAACATTCATCCTGCTAGCGAAGCCTACTTCGATTTAGACAATACTGAGCGGTTTCAAGCCTACAAGGGTATTGATCGAGAAGACAGCATGACTCAGGCCGCTGTCTTAGCGACTGCTGGCGAATTTATCAGTTATCAAGGAGGCATTGTTGAATCGCTATATGCTGCCTCTCAAGATATTGTGGACGATGCTCACAGCGGTAGTGGGATGAGTCAGCTAGGCGCGAAGGATATGGCAGAACAAGGATACTCCTATCAGGAAATTTTGAGTCACTACTATCCTGGAACGGCGCTGGGACGAATCGAAACAGACCAGAACTAG
- a CDS encoding SDR family oxidoreductase: MSENSLSVQFNSSNSSSQDGLGSHRLVLVAGATGGVGQLSVAKLIAEGYRVRVLTRTATKAESMFAGNVEIAVGDIRQPSTLPPATEGITHLICATGTTALPSARWDFQMDFGSNPLEQVTNWARVYLDEDFRNAHARNTPEAVDAIGVSNLVQAAPEDLQRFVFVSSCGVARKDQFPYTILNAYGVLDAKGKGETAILRSGLPYTIIRPGQLTDGPYTSRDFNSLVQASTDSKLGVVMETGDTLNGQTSRIDVAAACVACLEIEAAKNKAVEMISKGDRPSQIDWATLFATA; this comes from the coding sequence ATGAGCGAAAACTCCCTATCGGTTCAATTCAACAGTTCGAATAGCAGTTCACAAGACGGTTTAGGCTCCCATCGTTTAGTGTTGGTGGCCGGTGCGACTGGTGGAGTGGGTCAGCTAAGCGTTGCTAAGTTGATTGCAGAGGGCTATCGAGTTCGGGTATTGACTCGCACTGCGACTAAGGCTGAGAGTATGTTTGCTGGAAACGTTGAGATCGCGGTAGGTGATATTCGACAACCTTCAACCTTGCCGCCTGCGACAGAAGGCATTACGCATTTAATTTGTGCGACTGGGACAACGGCTCTGCCCTCTGCTCGGTGGGATTTTCAAATGGACTTTGGAAGTAATCCATTAGAGCAGGTAACAAACTGGGCCAGAGTCTATCTGGACGAAGACTTCCGCAATGCTCATGCTCGTAATACGCCCGAGGCGGTAGATGCCATTGGTGTGAGTAACCTAGTACAGGCAGCCCCTGAAGACCTACAGCGGTTCGTTTTTGTTTCTTCTTGCGGCGTAGCTAGAAAAGATCAGTTTCCATACACTATCTTGAATGCCTATGGCGTACTAGATGCTAAGGGCAAAGGTGAAACGGCGATTTTGCGCTCCGGCCTGCCCTACACGATCATTCGTCCTGGTCAGCTGACAGATGGCCCCTACACCTCTAGAGATTTCAATTCACTGGTGCAGGCGAGTACGGATAGCAAGCTAGGTGTCGTCATGGAAACGGGCGATACACTCAATGGGCAGACTAGCCGGATTGACGTGGCAGCGGCTTGTGTCGCGTGCTTGGAGATTGAAGCCGCAAAGAACAAGGCCGTTGAGATGATCTCTAAGGGCGATCGCCCCTCACAAATCGACTGGGCTACGCTATTTGCTACTGCGTAA
- a CDS encoding ABC transporter ATP-binding protein, with protein MTFTHILRYLTTNSKISAIAQKLSSSIAIFKNMPRLFRLVWSATPLFLLISVVLTLTSSLLPAAQIYISKLIVDQVVILVEAGVAVGVMVQALLPLVGAGFSLLVLQAILQQLDSYTTQVMSDRFLLYANTKMLEQATRLDLAHYESSEFHDILNRAQQSGSSYPMRVLRLSLTLLGQVTRLVGLLALLLRFNSLVFVLLLLSALPTFWVSVRFSERRFWMTRRQTPSRRLADYFGAVLTEPKYVKEVRLFNLGNHLVEQYHSIRDEFNRESQVIARRQSLAQVSIEMVAAIAFYSAYALVLWEAIRGLVTIGDLALYAGTFQQAQSATQGILTAIATLYEFNLYVSQYFEFLDLAPQVTSPRKPKSFPTPLKEGLVLQDVYFTYPGSEQPTLKDISLTVAPTECIALVGLNGSGKTTLLKLLTRLYDIDRGLITLDDIPLSAFRLSDLRRNIGVLFQDFARYALSAQDNIGFGDLPNRDNSQQVFRAANEAGADPVINELAHGYDTVLGKMFTGGVDLSGGQWQKIGLARAFMSQAQVLILDEPTAAVDAIAEHDLFERFRQLTRGKMTFLVSHRFSTVRMADRIVVLEKGEIIETGTHEQLMKKQGRYEEMFRLQAESYTTV; from the coding sequence ATGACTTTCACTCATATTCTTCGCTATTTGACAACAAACTCAAAAATTAGTGCGATCGCCCAAAAGCTCTCCAGTTCGATCGCCATTTTCAAAAACATGCCCCGGCTGTTCCGGTTGGTATGGTCTGCAACTCCCCTCTTTCTTTTGATCAGCGTGGTGCTGACCTTAACCAGTTCGCTACTACCAGCCGCGCAAATATACATCAGCAAGCTAATCGTCGATCAAGTCGTGATCTTAGTTGAGGCAGGTGTGGCGGTAGGGGTGATGGTGCAGGCGCTCTTGCCACTAGTCGGCGCAGGATTTAGCCTGTTGGTCTTGCAGGCTATCTTGCAACAGCTCGATAGCTATACGACTCAGGTGATGAGCGATCGCTTCTTGCTCTATGCCAATACAAAGATGTTAGAGCAGGCTACTCGCCTAGATCTGGCCCATTACGAATCATCAGAATTCCACGATATTCTCAACCGTGCCCAGCAGAGTGGCAGCAGTTATCCCATGCGGGTTCTGCGCCTATCGCTAACGTTGTTGGGTCAGGTGACTCGGTTAGTCGGATTGCTGGCGCTGCTCTTGCGGTTTAATTCTTTGGTTTTTGTGCTTTTGTTGCTCAGCGCATTACCGACTTTTTGGGTAAGCGTTCGCTTCTCCGAGCGCCGCTTTTGGATGACCAGAAGGCAAACGCCTAGTCGTAGGTTGGCCGACTACTTTGGCGCTGTTCTAACGGAGCCCAAATATGTCAAAGAAGTCAGGCTGTTCAACTTGGGCAATCATCTTGTGGAGCAATACCACAGCATTCGCGATGAGTTTAATCGTGAGTCTCAGGTCATCGCGCGACGGCAGTCTCTAGCCCAGGTCAGCATCGAAATGGTGGCAGCGATCGCCTTCTACAGCGCCTATGCCCTAGTTCTTTGGGAAGCCATTCGCGGCCTAGTCACCATTGGCGATCTGGCTCTCTATGCAGGCACCTTTCAGCAGGCCCAATCTGCAACCCAAGGCATTCTTACCGCCATTGCTACCCTCTACGAATTTAATCTCTATGTCTCTCAGTACTTTGAATTCCTAGATCTTGCTCCCCAAGTGACTAGCCCCCGAAAGCCCAAGTCTTTCCCAACACCGCTCAAAGAGGGTCTTGTTCTACAAGACGTTTACTTTACTTACCCTGGTAGCGAACAGCCTACGCTAAAAGATATCTCGCTTACCGTCGCTCCGACTGAGTGCATTGCCCTAGTCGGCCTAAACGGATCGGGAAAAACAACTTTGCTCAAGCTTCTAACTCGGCTGTACGACATCGATCGAGGATTGATTACTTTAGACGATATTCCGCTGAGTGCCTTCAGACTTAGCGATCTGCGTCGTAACATCGGCGTTCTCTTTCAAGACTTCGCTCGCTACGCACTCTCTGCTCAAGACAACATCGGCTTTGGCGATTTACCCAATAGAGACAACTCACAGCAAGTCTTTCGAGCAGCGAATGAAGCCGGGGCCGACCCGGTGATCAACGAGTTGGCTCATGGATACGATACCGTGCTGGGCAAAATGTTTACCGGGGGCGTCGATCTTTCAGGCGGTCAGTGGCAGAAGATTGGACTGGCACGGGCGTTTATGTCGCAGGCGCAGGTACTGATCTTAGATGAGCCGACGGCTGCTGTAGATGCGATCGCCGAACACGATCTTTTCGAGCGCTTTCGTCAGCTCACGAGAGGCAAAATGACCTTTCTGGTCAGTCACCGCTTTTCCACCGTTCGCATGGCCGATCGGATTGTCGTTTTAGAAAAAGGCGAGATCATTGAAACAGGTACCCACGAACAGCTCATGAAGAAGCAAGGACGCTACGAGGAGATGTTTCGACTGCAGGCCGAAAGCTATACCACCGTGTAA